Proteins from one Thermococcus sp. M36 genomic window:
- the gltA gene encoding NADPH-dependent glutamate synthase: MARAKPKLIKERVPTPEVPVEERVRSFVEVNLGYDFASAVKEAERCIQCPPEYASCIKGCPVHINIPGFIRALRENSDNPDEAVKNALRVIWNDNTLPAVTGRVCPQEEQCEAPCVMGKVGDPINIGKLERFVADYARKHGIEEELLKEFMASESGTKGRVAVIGSGPAGLTAAGELAKMGYSVTVFEALHKPGGVLIYGIPEFRLPKEILDKEIAKLRELGVEIKLDYIVGKTVTLEELLEEYDAVFIGTGAGTPKLLNIPGILLDRIYTANEFLTRINLMKAYLFPEYDEPIAVGKKTIVIGAGNTAMDAARSALRLGTEVTIAYRRGREDMTARVEEIHHAEEEGVKFEFFLNPVEFIGDEEGRVKAVKFEKMRPLEERDRKGKRKIVGTGEYVTLEADTVIIAIGLEPNRIISEEATGLKTNPDGTLVVDENLMTSIPGVFAGGDAIRGEATVILAMGDGKRAAKAIDAYIRWKKANA, from the coding sequence ATGGCGAGAGCCAAGCCTAAGCTTATCAAGGAGCGCGTTCCTACTCCGGAAGTGCCAGTGGAGGAGAGGGTGAGAAGCTTCGTTGAGGTTAACCTCGGTTATGACTTTGCTTCGGCCGTGAAGGAGGCGGAGCGCTGCATACAGTGTCCACCCGAGTACGCGTCATGCATCAAAGGATGCCCTGTCCATATAAACATACCAGGATTCATAAGGGCCCTCCGTGAGAACTCTGATAACCCGGATGAAGCAGTCAAGAACGCCCTGCGTGTAATATGGAACGACAACACATTGCCGGCCGTTACCGGCCGCGTCTGTCCACAGGAGGAGCAGTGTGAGGCGCCGTGCGTCATGGGCAAAGTCGGAGACCCCATCAACATAGGGAAGCTTGAGAGGTTCGTTGCGGACTACGCTAGGAAGCACGGGATAGAGGAGGAGCTCCTCAAAGAGTTCATGGCCAGCGAAAGCGGGACGAAGGGCAGGGTCGCCGTTATCGGGAGCGGTCCGGCGGGACTCACAGCGGCCGGAGAGCTCGCCAAGATGGGCTACAGCGTGACCGTCTTCGAGGCCCTCCACAAGCCAGGTGGAGTACTCATCTACGGGATTCCCGAGTTCAGGCTCCCGAAGGAGATACTGGACAAGGAGATAGCCAAGCTCCGCGAACTCGGTGTCGAGATAAAGCTCGACTACATCGTTGGAAAGACAGTTACTCTTGAGGAGCTCCTGGAGGAGTACGACGCTGTGTTCATAGGAACCGGTGCGGGAACGCCCAAGCTGCTCAACATACCGGGCATACTCCTTGACAGGATATACACCGCCAACGAGTTCCTGACAAGGATCAACCTCATGAAGGCCTACCTGTTCCCGGAGTACGACGAGCCGATAGCGGTCGGAAAGAAGACCATCGTGATTGGGGCCGGAAACACCGCCATGGACGCGGCCCGCTCCGCATTGAGGCTCGGAACAGAGGTAACAATAGCATACCGCAGGGGAAGGGAGGACATGACCGCCCGCGTCGAGGAAATCCATCACGCTGAAGAGGAGGGAGTCAAGTTCGAGTTTTTCCTCAACCCTGTGGAGTTCATCGGCGACGAGGAGGGCAGGGTAAAAGCCGTCAAGTTCGAGAAGATGCGCCCGCTTGAGGAGCGCGATAGGAAAGGAAAGCGCAAGATAGTCGGCACCGGCGAGTACGTCACGCTTGAAGCCGACACCGTCATCATAGCGATCGGCCTTGAGCCCAACAGGATAATAAGCGAAGAAGCCACTGGCCTCAAGACGAACCCCGATGGGACGCTCGTGGTGGATGAGAACCTTATGACGAGTATTCCTGGAGTTTTCGCCGGTGGGGATGCGATAAGGGGTGAGGCGACAGTTATCCTTGCGATGGGTGATGGAAAAAGGGCCGCAAAGGCGATAGATGCCTACATCAGGTGGAAGAAGGCGAACGCCTAA
- a CDS encoding TrmB family transcriptional regulator — MIEQEIIEKLKLLGLKEYEAKVYAALVILGPSKASEIAKESEVPRPKVYEVLKELHKKGFVDISEGSPTYFKATDPEKVVASLRDMYLKSAEDVIIKLKSYQKEQRQEWFPIWYLQGEWNIKRNVEDLAERAEEEEFISALVDWKLGFKFKKAFEIAKRKGLNTKIVLPKPRRNKRYIETLSQLGDLVFISLEEAMDEKDEDYKLLTKALFTSDASYKVEGIFIRDGRESIMVYREGEILKGLIMRLPFIPTFQRMILLHLI, encoded by the coding sequence GTGATTGAGCAGGAGATTATTGAAAAACTTAAGCTTCTTGGTCTCAAGGAGTACGAGGCAAAGGTCTATGCCGCTTTGGTAATCCTTGGGCCCTCGAAAGCGAGTGAGATAGCTAAGGAAAGTGAAGTTCCGAGGCCAAAGGTTTACGAGGTTTTAAAAGAGCTTCATAAGAAGGGTTTTGTGGATATAAGCGAAGGGAGCCCTACTTACTTTAAGGCTACTGATCCTGAAAAAGTGGTTGCCTCGCTTAGGGATATGTACCTTAAATCGGCAGAGGATGTCATAATCAAGCTGAAGAGTTATCAAAAGGAACAGAGACAAGAATGGTTTCCAATCTGGTATTTACAGGGCGAGTGGAACATAAAACGTAACGTTGAGGATTTAGCAGAGAGGGCGGAGGAGGAGGAGTTCATCTCAGCACTTGTTGACTGGAAACTAGGGTTTAAGTTCAAGAAAGCGTTCGAAATTGCAAAGCGTAAAGGATTGAATACAAAAATAGTCCTCCCCAAACCTAGGCGGAACAAACGTTACATCGAAACCTTGAGCCAGTTGGGGGACTTGGTTTTTATATCTCTTGAAGAAGCTATGGACGAGAAGGACGAGGATTACAAATTGCTCACAAAGGCACTATTCACCAGTGACGCGTCGTATAAAGTGGAGGGTATCTTTATCCGGGACGGGAGGGAGTCTATTATGGTCTACAGAGAGGGAGAGATACTAAAAGGCTTGATAATGAGGCTTCCGTTCATCCCGACATTTCAGCGGATGATTCTCCTTCATTTAATTTGA
- a CDS encoding MFS transporter, producing the protein MKDYDVKYAWRVTPLLSLASLLVLYTEAMLIPSLPYIQQEFNITQADVSWILTAYLITGTICALIFGTLGDMYGKKKLLLTALSLYTLALVLNGYAPTFRALLLSRAVQGVGMAMLPLAYSLVREQFPRRLAPMAQGLISAMNGVGIIIAFPVGAWIAQNYGWRATFHTVAPFAILLVVLIALYVRESRFIQHDKRIDLAGVPLFAAFLVSFLIALSKGSQWGWTSEKVIFLITFSAVSLFAFLFHEAKTEHPFIPREVFNRNVKAAVFATFVVAFAFQINSLTLTYLLQMPEPHGYGLPVFKAGLYMTPLVLTYLIAAPIAGRVILRVGAKTLSVFGILTAVLGYSLAVLHLYDGVTYVLGFMSVGSMGMALLNVSLINLLTFSAPRERLGLTTGLFTTFRNIGSSIAPPVGGAILTIYRTGTAPSPTAYYVNFSIVIAMFLIVLIPIFFAEEVMKD; encoded by the coding sequence ATGAAGGACTACGATGTCAAATACGCTTGGAGAGTCACCCCTCTCCTCAGTCTTGCATCTCTCCTTGTTCTTTATACCGAGGCAATGTTAATACCGAGCTTGCCTTACATCCAGCAGGAATTCAACATAACGCAGGCCGATGTGTCATGGATCCTCACGGCCTATTTAATCACCGGGACAATTTGTGCGCTGATCTTTGGTACCCTGGGGGATATGTACGGAAAAAAGAAGCTCCTCTTAACGGCCCTTTCTCTTTACACCCTTGCTTTAGTGCTCAATGGATACGCCCCCACCTTTAGAGCGTTGCTTCTCTCAAGGGCCGTACAAGGTGTAGGTATGGCCATGTTGCCACTCGCTTACTCTTTAGTCCGGGAGCAGTTCCCCCGGCGGCTTGCACCTATGGCTCAGGGACTCATCTCCGCCATGAATGGAGTGGGCATCATCATTGCGTTTCCGGTAGGGGCTTGGATTGCGCAAAACTACGGATGGAGGGCCACTTTCCACACGGTTGCTCCTTTTGCGATTCTGCTGGTTGTATTAATCGCTCTATACGTAAGGGAAAGCAGGTTCATCCAGCACGACAAGCGGATAGACTTGGCTGGTGTACCTCTTTTCGCCGCCTTCCTGGTGTCCTTTTTGATAGCCTTATCAAAAGGTTCTCAGTGGGGATGGACATCTGAAAAGGTTATCTTTCTGATAACCTTCTCCGCCGTTTCCCTTTTTGCATTCCTTTTCCATGAGGCCAAAACTGAGCATCCTTTCATTCCTCGCGAGGTCTTTAACAGGAATGTTAAGGCCGCTGTCTTTGCGACCTTTGTCGTGGCATTTGCATTTCAGATAAACTCGCTAACCTTGACGTATTTGCTACAGATGCCTGAACCCCATGGATACGGGCTCCCCGTGTTTAAGGCCGGCCTTTATATGACGCCCCTTGTTTTGACATATCTGATAGCCGCTCCTATAGCAGGTCGCGTTATACTCCGGGTTGGGGCGAAGACCCTCTCCGTTTTTGGAATCTTAACGGCGGTGTTGGGCTACTCGCTGGCCGTTCTCCACCTCTATGATGGAGTTACGTATGTGCTGGGATTTATGAGTGTGGGCTCTATGGGAATGGCTCTCCTGAACGTGTCCCTAATTAACCTGTTAACGTTCTCCGCTCCCAGGGAGAGGCTGGGATTAACAACGGGCCTTTTTACCACTTTTAGAAACATTGGCTCCTCCATAGCTCCTCCCGTGGGCGGAGCGATTCTCACGATATACCGTACTGGTACTGCACCCTCGCCCACAGCATACTATGTGAATTTCTCAATAGTGATTGCAATGTTTCTGATAGTGCTCATCCCGATATTTTTTGCAGAAGAAGTTATGAAGGATTAA